The nucleotide sequence CCAGTATTTCCAGTGGCACCAGCCACAAATATTTTCTTCTTCCCAATCACATTGGTCTCAGTTGAACTTGTCTCTGTAACTTCCTCTGTAATTTCACCCCCTTCCATCTACACCAGAGATTGACATGTTAATAGTTAAAAACTAACATTAATGgcattggagagagagagagagagagggagacctGAGCGGACTTTAGGATGGGAAAGGACCTGGTgttggaggaggagaaggaaaccAGAGAGCAGggtttgatggtggtggtggaaagaggagggaggaggTGGTGAGTGCAGAGACGGTGAGGAGGGTTTCTGAGAAGGAGAGGCAGAGGAGTTGCCATTTGCTTTATCTTGCTCCCTTGAAACTTCTACTTATTTCTTGTCCTCCAAGTCCAACCAACAGCGAGACCCCGTCCTGTCTTGGCTTCCCATTTGCTGTGTGCGACTCTGGGTGGGCAGCTTCCACATCAGTGTTTCGAGGGCCCCTTTCCTCCCTTTATTGGGGTTTTTCTTTTGCCTTCTTTTGGAGATATTTTTAACTGCGACGGAAACACAGGATGGTACActatatgtcattatataaatggtaagatatgtgtgttaaaaaattaataatttaaaaaataaaattttgcttcacttatataaaaacacatagTGTATCAGTCGTGTTCcaatcataataaaaaatttcgcTTCTTATTGAGTTGGCTATGGACGTCTGTTCTTTTTTTAGGTATGTTTATAAAGACGATTTGAATTTTAGTTGTGCAAGTTAAGGATTTAAGTTGAGGATGTCCTTAACTTCATCCTATTTCTATTTCTAGGGTGTTGTTTGACGATCGAAATCGTTTAGTTGAAAGATTTTCATTCAAGCATTACCGATGCAAAGAATCGAATAAATCAATATTTTTTTAGCCATTCAATTGTTCgtaatttcatttcaattttatcTAACGAACTATGGTTTTTATGCTCGTTTAAGAGGACCGAACATTTTcagatttggatgattttttttttttgcaaggatgaccTTTGAATGAGGTGCTAAAATGTAGACGGTTCTGATCATTGAAGATATTACAGGATAGCCTTAAGAAATATAAGGACATGAGTAATAGGGTCATCATAACATATCTGCATTAATTTTGATCAAGCATGCTGCAATCTCAGAATCAGAAGGCTTCTAAACTAAAACTTCTGTGGAACCAAACTGATCAGAGGTCACCGACGAGCGATTGAACTAAAAAGTTCGCCACATGAACGCTTGGGGGCGTTGGGCCGCGAAACTATTTCTACAACTTTGTAAGATGCTTCAGGGCGGATTAGTGCCGCAACTGCTACTTCTGCAACCTGATCTCTTGAGATTGTGCCTTGATAAAGAGTGTCCTATACCAAGAGAGAGCAGAGATAGAACATAGAATTTGAAGCAATGACTAAGGTTTTAGTACGGAAACAAGACTAAATGAGAAAGAACATAAAGGCTGATGAAAATTATGTTAACATACCGCTGACTCCATCACAAGATTTCCAGTTGGAGGCTCGTCTCTCAACCCGCCAGGCCTGATTATCGTATAGTTTATGCCCGACTCCCTCACATATTGTTCCGCGCGAAGCTTTGCTATCAAGGCGAGTCCAAAAACATTAAGATAGATGTAAGCCGGATTGAGAATCTGGCCCATTGCTGCTCCATTGACTAAAATGGAACTCACAAGGATAAACCTAGTCACACCAAGTTTCCGGCATGCCTCTACAAGGTTGATTGTGCCCAAATTATCAACCTGCAGTGAATTTACCTCTTTCAGAACGCCGGCTAATGTTATGCGTTCATAAATCAGTGGAAAACCAAGTATGCGCAACGTAAAGATTTTGCTTCATAAGCAGAATGGAGATAAAGGTCGACTGCATAAATAGAGAATCGAAGTGACCTTCCAAGGAGCATACAAATTCCATCCAGGGCGACATCCCGTGGCACATATCACAGCTTCTGAATCATTGCTTATCGCATCTGCTAGCTTCGCAGAACCCTGTGTCACGTCTGCTTTCACCTACAAACAAAAATGCAAGTCATTCTTTCATCCAAAACCCCATACATTAAGCATTCCCAAAAACAGCAGAGACCCGATTGAGTTTCTAGCATGAGGCCTGCCCTTGAAATATTTGAAGAAACTCACGATTTCAAGAGCTGGGTTGTCTTGGGGAAGGCTAGTTTTCGCTTTGTCCAGGTCTCGAACTCCAGCTTTAACCCGAAAACCTTTAGCCAGTAGGTGCTCAACGATTCTTCTGCCGGTACTTCCAGTAGCACCTGCCACAAAAATCTTCTTTTTCCCGATGGCACTCCACTTGATTTCATTCCCCTCAGTAACTTCATCTGCAGAACCAATCCCTTCCATCTGAGTGAAAACCAAGTTATAAAAACATCGATTGCATGATCTTCACACACAGAGagtgaaagaaaaagagagtaCCTTGGTGGAATCAAGGATGGGAAGAGACTTGGAGTTGTGAAGAGAGTTGGAAATTGCAGAGATGAGTTTGGTGGTGGTTTGCATTATAGAAAGAGAGCGGCGGCGATGGGGGCTGGGGGAGGAGCGAATGAAGCAGGTGAGACGACGGCGAGGAGGGTTTTTGTGAAAGAGAGGAGGCGGAGTAGGGTTCCTACAGCAGAATTCTTGTCCTCCAAGTCTAACACGCACGCCGTCTTGGCATGCCATTACGCCCTGCCTGCCTGCCTCTATAACTTCCCCtacattttttcttcttaggCTTATATTACAACTTAACAAGTAtcacaaaaccttcaaacttctactttcctttctttttgaaggttttttttccctttttttttctttcatcacCATattaactaaattttttttaagacaatATTCTAAGTTAATTTGATTTTCGAGGAGGGGAGTTTGAACTTGGGTTGTCAGTAAATTAATCGCTTGGATGAAATGATTCGTTTgatgttatttattttgtttaacaATTGGACTTAAGCCGTAGCATCCAGTGCTGTTATACAACATCATGTGTATGAAAGCTTACAAGGATCATTAGCGTGTAAAGCCATGTCAGCTGATATACTCGTGTCCATGTAAGGTTTTTGATTTGTAGTGTTATTCAATGCTCGTTGCACTGATGTGGCCATCGCCCTCACTTGTTTAGTATCCTATCAGCTCATGAATATTATGCAATAAATTATCCACcatccataaaaaaaataaaaattatgcaAATAAAAACagattaaattaataaaaatcagATTCTTAATTCAAGGTCTAAGAACTACAGACAACAAGATACACGAGGCCAACACAGAAAGTTAAATCAGTATTCCCCTCCAGAGATGCGCAACGGGTCCAATCTGTTGCCAAATTTTGCTCTCCCTGGaattcaagacttggaagtgaaGCAAATCCGTCTCAGCAACATACATTCCTAGCATTACATATTGCATGTGATCCTTTACCAACTCATGATATTATGAACACTGTTCCACCATCTACCATCACTATGTTTCTCTTTCGGAGCTCCTGAACATAATCAAGTTCGTGAGTTGTTATTTATCCTTCCGCAAACATACTAGctcgaaaaataataaaaggaagAACTAAAAAGTCAATGATTTTGGTACAGAGATTGCAAGATGCTCGTACAGTATGTCTTCCGtgaatttaatgaaaatttaCCTCTAATAGGAAGGTTATCTCTGTACTTGAGTAAGGAACACTTGCTCCGTCATTGACAGCATTCTCTAAGGCCTCAACAGATATGCTGTCGGAGCGCTGTACTGTACGTACTTGATTTAAAACATCAGTAAGTGCTTTTAACCTGCTGGTGCAGAAGGAATAAAGAAATTGAATTGGCATTAGACACAATTGACCCAGATGTGAATtaaacaaaatagaaaaaagaaGAGCAACTTGGGTTGGTGCTACTAGGCAGAACCTTTCGGAAGAGTTATCAGCAGCAGCAGATTCAGTGTGAGGGTCGACATCCATGGGTTCAGTTGTTGAACTAACACAGGTAAAACAAGAGAAAACAAGTTAAATGAATGTTGTGAATTTGACAGCACAGATAACATCAATTTATGGATACAGGCAATTTCTGGAAAGTACACTTACCCTTCATTCCCAGTACCATTGCCAGACCCATTATCTTGACCTGCGGGATGGTTAGCTCTGCCGTTCCTCTCCAATTCTCGCTCTCTTTCTTGCTCGCGCTCCTCCATGTCAGTCAACTCTTTGTGATAAATTGCAAAATTTAAAACTTTGAGAGCAGCGTCAACATCAGACTTTGAAACCTGTTAAGGTAGATTTATCATTACTTTTGAGTTTGATGAACGTTACAATTGACAGTCACAGAACGCATAAACTGATGAAGAAACCATAGTTTTGATTccacaaataaatgaaagagcAGAATGAACGTGTCCCGTTTGGACTTTATTAATCATTAAAGTTGACAAGGTACCTTTCtgctcaactttaattttgcatgagCAGTTGAGAGACGAATGATGGTTTCTAATGTTCTGGCAGTGATTGGAAGTGTTCCTCCAGTCTGAATAACAAAATTGATATCAGATTATAGTCAGAATGTCATTGCATTGACCATGCCTAAATATACAATGATGACAAATGCTGACCTTTGCATTTGAACTGGCATTTCTGAGTTCTGCATACGCTGTTGCAATTTGTTCAGAGGCCtgtggaaaaaaaatttgttattaGCCGTCAGACAGATTCATAATGCACTGACCAGGTCAGGAAGACAAGTTCATAAACTATCTGAAAAGGCTCTCCACAAGAAAGAGATTATATGGCAGATTGCACAAGTAAGATTCTAAGATAAGCAACAAATGACGTGACCGAGGGAAAACATACGTATATTATTGAGTATATAAATCATCAAATAAAGAACCAGTACCTCATCAGTCAGATCAGGCTCAATCCTATTCTTTGCATAATGAATATACTTTTTAAGAAACTTGATTGTGAGCGTATCACGCTTTCGACCCCTATCAGTTTTTTTCCCATGTAGCATTCGGTTATACTTAACAAACACAGATGAGTCATTATCAGTTTCATCTTCTCTTCCAAAAGCCGAGCTCCCATCAAGCATTGCCTCACCTACACTTATAAATTAGTGAAACTTATTTTGTACTTCTCAAAGATCATAAAACATAAACAGGAGATTTCTGCTTTAGTACCTCCAGTTGCAGAACGATACCGATGCATGCGCAACACATGCTCTGAGACTTGACGGTCAATGTCAGGGTCCATTTGATCCAATACGATAAACAGTAAATCAAAACGAGAGAGCAAAGAGTCTGGAAGTCCAATATTCTTTGTTGGTGTCAATGAGCGATCATACTGCATGATTCATAAAAAAACCTGCGTTAAAAAAATTTgactaaaaaggtcgtacccagtgcacaaggctcccgctttacgcagggtctgggagaggtgaatgtccaTTAGCTGTGTCACTTAAATTACTTAAAttacttaaataaaaaaaacgcgACAGTCGGAACAACAAATTGCAAATATGTTATCAAATGGTTGATGACCATTAGCTGTGTCACTTACAGAACCATATATGGGATTTGCAGCAGCCACCACACTGCACCGTGCATTGAGGGATGCATGGATACCAGCTTTGGCAATTGTTACAGTCTGCTGCTCCATAACTTCATGTATGGCAACACGATCTTGATCATTCATTTTGTCAAATTCATCAATACAGACAACACCACGATCAGCAAGAACCATCGCACCAGCTTCTAGCCTTCTCTCCCCTGATAACAGACAGATTTGTATCTTCCTCGTAATAACATCATAAAATGCAAAAGTTGAACTGCAAGAGATGGAATATGTTATTACCTGTCTCTTGATCCGAAGTAACAGCAGCTGTCAAACCAACACCAGAAGAACCCCGGCCTGTAGTTGATATTGCCAATGGAGCGATGTTCATAATTGCTCTTAGAAGTTGAGATTTGGCAACAGAAGGATCACCAACCATCATCATGTTAATGTCactaaaagaaatgaaaagacaTTTGTGATCAAGATTCAATTTTGTCTAGAGGAACACTTAGGCAGGGCCTTAGAAAAGAAGGGACTAGATAGATAAGCTTTATTAGGATGGTAAAATCCCCGGAAAATTTTGAATCATAACTTACCCTCGTAAGTGAGTACCATTCCTTAAGTTCTTTTCCATTCCACCAAGCATTAGCAATATTACTGCTTTCTTTATCCATGAATGTCCATAAATAGAGGGTGCAATTGAATTCCCAAGCAGGTCAAATGTATCACTTCTTTCTGCTATCTTTTTTATGTTCTTTATGTCATCAGGACTGTAAATTGGTGCATTTGCTTCTTTGTTGAGCAGCGAAACGCTGTTCGCTATGAGAACAGTCCTACACAAACAAGGCCATTAAGTCTAAGTATTAAACTAGAATACATTATTGTTTAAACAAGATAAGAACTTTTGCAGTCCTCGTGGTTGAAGCTACCTGAATACTCCATTCACGCTTCCCTTGCTTTTACCAGGAAGAGCTTTGTAAATCCCTACAATCGCCACACGGTCTCCTGGTTTGCATGAATCAACGAGGTCATCCTCAACTATGACATCCACTGTCCGCGGAAGCTGACCAGGAGCAGAGTTCTCAGGAACTTCTTGCATAGATAAAGTTTGATGATCTTTGTATTTGCATAGTCCATACTCAGTCACCAATAAGTTACCATTTTCGTCCTGTGGCaatatattttcataaaaaagtCCCTTCTCCAACGATAAAATAAGATACAATGAAAAACTTGAGATTACCCTAGTAGGATAAACTGCTCCCGTAGGCAAACCCATATTGGATGTAATGTCTCGGTATTCTCGAGAGGTGAAGTTTCCGGTACTAGGGCAGAAGTGAACACTCTTAACAACTTTTGGCCTCACAAGAGAACCTACAAATGAGTTAGTTACCAGGTTAGACTCACCCATAGCCAACATTCCCAACAAAAACATATTGATATGTTTCACTAGCTGAACTGAAAGCTAAGCAAACGAAGAATCTTAGGGTTTATGATTTTCTAGTCTAAATCAACACCACTAACCTTGAATTCCCCATAaaattgtttcttttatttacgTTTTTCCTCAAATTTTAATCAAGAATGGCCATTTCCGAGACGTAAATCGAGCATGAAATGAAAGCAAAAGTAGAGGGCAGGGGAGGAAGAAGGTACATTTGGTGACAATGCCCTGGACGCAAACCATGGAACCAATGTACTCGGAGAGCAGATCTCTCGGCGTGACACGGCGCGAGACGAAAGCACCTTCAAACCCCACCAGAAGTTGTTCTCCTTGTTTCAGGTACCTCGGGTCGATCCTGTTGGCGATTTCAGTGGCCGCGTCGTTGAAGGATTGCATATAATCACTTGGATTTCTCAGAATCCTGAAAATTGAAAACCGAAGGCAAAATTAAACTAGGATTCTTCTGAAATCAATTTGGCGATAGTAGAAGTTGAGCAAAGCTAGCTGTAAGGAgtttggttggtgagaaaatTGAATGAACCTGGAGCCAATTTCGCCGTAGGAGTGGAGATCGGAGATGTCGACGATGAGGCGACGGCGGTTGTGGTTGAGGACGGCCTTGATTTCGTCCATGTATATCTGTGCAATACTTTAActagttagagagagaaagcaagagagttagagaaagagagagagagaggatgaggatgaggaggaggaggaggaggacataCGCCATCTTCCAAGAAAGCAAGGAGCTCTCGGCGGTGATTTGCCCTAACTTCTTCGCTGATGTCCATTTCGCTTCGCGCTCGAGTTCtgcagagaagagaagagaagatcGGCGACGACGGCTATTGAGAGTTTGAGATGGTGAGCGACTGCTCAGTGCTATCGAATCCCCTTTTCTCAGTCTAGGGCTATTTATTTTGGCGGGAAAATGATGGAGCTTTACCCTTCCTTTGGCGCCAATATCATCATCATATGCCACGCTGTcgctttccctttttttttcttctgaaatattttttcaattttacctGACTAATAATTATATGGTCATTATATTTCTCTTTCCATACGTAATGGAATAAGAGTTTTCTCATTCTTTGTGCGCGAGAAATTTTTTCTTGTACTCGTAATATAAGTGGTATATTATGTGTTATTATATAAttgatggaaaattttattttgtatgctGTTAACTTTtcaacacatgaatcttactattTGTATAGAAACACGTAATGTATCATCTTATGTTTTAGAcgcattgaaaaatttctcatcgTGCGCATGATTCGGATCGATAGTGTAATGAACatatattaatataaaaaatgtatCAACATTTCACTATTAATATGACAGGAATACGTCGTCAATACAGGTTATGCACAAATCATTCCCACGACCCAACTTCGAGGAATGAAAAAGATTATTCAAAAGCTTCTGAGTtctagaagtttttttttttgtcaaatgataactttgattaaattataatataaacgTCTACATCTTCAAcaagaatattaaataaaaacttcAGACCAAGAGCATCTTAACAGAAAGCATATCCGCGAGGTAACATATGAGGCTACAGCATAAGCAGCGGTATTTTCATTCCTCTTGACAAACACAAACCTCACCCCTCCTAATTGTCCTCATCCAACTTGAAGGTTACACAAGCTGCTAATACAAAATATGCAGAGAGGCAAATCCACGCATAAGTCTTCATGATATGGTAACGGGAGGACAATTCGAATTTCAAATTTAGATGCGTAGGGGAGAGCACACTGCTCTAGCAAATTGGGCGAAACTTGGCTACACCCACGTCTGCGTTGCCTCTATCTATATTAGTCACACTTCTTACTAACCATCAGATAATTTGAAGAAAGATAAAAATATAACATTCTAGTTTTCCTCACAGAACCAGGTATCTAAAAACGACTTGCGTCCATAAAAAAAGAACATTTCTGAATCATTACAAAACTACAGATGGACTCAAATGTAAACTGATGAAGCTTGCCTCCGAAATAAATTATGATCTCCTCTAAGCATCGTTGATGTACTACAAAACTTGAACGCAAGTCGGATGATCAGGGCTTGAACGCAGAGAAGGCGACGACAGAGTTATGTCCACCAAATCCAAATGAATTCGATATGGCTGAAAAAACACACGAAAGTTTATTTGAACGGTATTTGAGCAATTGGAAATGTAAAGGCACTGGGAGTTTCAAGGTTTGGCCTTCTTACCAACATTCACTTCATGCTGCTGCTTTACATTGGGAACAGTGTCAAACTCCACTGAAGGCTCTGGGTTCTGTTTCATAAAGGACACGACACACATCGGAAACCATTACTATAATGTTTCAAATACGAGAGATCAAACTACCGCTATGCTGTAGAAACCAAGTCCAAAATCATAGCAACAATAACATACAAATTGGTTTATGGAAGGATGCAGCCATCCAGTTGTTATGGCTTTAATGACAGCAATAGCTTCCAAACCCCCAGAAGCACCAAGACAGTGGCCTATCATAGACTGAAACAAAGTAAAGGCAAGAAAAACGTAGTCAGGAAAGAAACATCATATGAATTATAGAGACAGAGGatcagagaagagagattgCCTTAGTTGCATTGATCTTGATATCTTTAGTGTTCGTGAACACCTTCTTTATAGCATTTATCTCGGCAAGGTCACCAGCAAGGGTAGAAGTTGCATGCGCATTGATGTAGTTAACCTGATAAAGTGAGGGAGTTCACTAAATGATGATGAGGAACAATCACTATATAACACAAGAAAGGTTTACGGAAAAGAGAGAGTACCTCCTCAGGTGACACACCAGCATCTTCAAGGCATCTCTGTATGCATGTAGATACACCAAGCCCATCAGCTCTTGGATCAGTCATATGATACGCATCACAGTTAATACCACCTCCCAAGTACTCGGCAATAATTGTAGCACCTCGTTTTGTTGCATGTTCCAAGCTCTCCATTACCTGTCAAAACAAATACCCTTCTTATGTTATGATTAAAATCATAAGACAAAAACTGGGTCAACTGCAGTGTATACATTCAACACTTCAGTCATCGTGAATTCATGATTAGCTGAGATAGAATTTTGTACCATTCTGTCTACTAAAAATTAGATTACATGACcattttgtttcaaaattaaa is from Malus sylvestris chromosome 5, drMalSylv7.2, whole genome shotgun sequence and encodes:
- the LOC126622912 gene encoding uncharacterized protein At2g34460, chloroplastic-like, which encodes MACQDGVRVRLGGQEFCCRNPTPPPLFHKNPPRRRLTCFIRSSPSPHRRRSLSIMQTTTKLISAISNSLHNSKSLPILDSTKMEGIGSADEVTEGNEIKWSAIGKKKIFVAGATGSTGRRIVEHLLAKGFRVKAGVRDLDKAKTSLPQDNPALEIVKADVTQGSAKLADAISNDSEAVICATGCRPGWNLYAPWKVDNLGTINLVEACRKLGVTRFILVSSILVNGAAMGQILNPAYIYLNVFGLALIAKLRAEQYVRESGINYTIIRPGGLRDEPPTGNLVMESADTLYQGTISRDQVAEVAVAALIRPEASYKVVEIVSRPNAPKRSCGELFSSIARR
- the LOC126624786 gene encoding DNA replication licensing factor MCM3-like isoform X1, which translates into the protein MDISEEVRANHRRELLAFLEDGIYMDEIKAVLNHNRRRLIVDISDLHSYGEIGSRILRNPSDYMQSFNDAATEIANRIDPRYLKQGEQLLVGFEGAFVSRRVTPRDLLSEYIGSMVCVQGIVTKCSLVRPKVVKSVHFCPSTGNFTSREYRDITSNMGLPTGAVYPTRDENGNLLVTEYGLCKYKDHQTLSMQEVPENSAPGQLPRTVDVIVEDDLVDSCKPGDRVAIVGIYKALPGKSKGSVNGVFRTVLIANSVSLLNKEANAPIYSPDDIKNIKKIAERSDTFDLLGNSIAPSIYGHSWIKKAVILLMLGGMEKNLRNGTHLRGDINMMMVGDPSVAKSQLLRAIMNIAPLAISTTGRGSSGVGLTAAVTSDQETGERRLEAGAMVLADRGVVCIDEFDKMNDQDRVAIHEVMEQQTVTIAKAGIHASLNARCSVVAAANPIYGSYDRSLTPTKNIGLPDSLLSRFDLLFIVLDQMDPDIDRQVSEHVLRMHRYRSATGGEAMLDGSSAFGREDETDNDSSVFVKYNRMLHGKKTDRGRKRDTLTIKFLKKYIHYAKNRIEPDLTDEASEQIATAYAELRNASSNAKTGGTLPITARTLETIIRLSTAHAKLKLSRKVSKSDVDAALKVLNFAIYHKELTDMEEREQERERELERNGRANHPAGQDNGSGNGTGNEGSTTEPMDVDPHTESAAADNSSESRLKALTDVLNQVRTVQRSDSISVEALENAVNDGASVPYSSTEITFLLEELRKRNIVMVDGGTVFIIS
- the LOC126624786 gene encoding DNA replication licensing factor MCM3-like isoform X2, yielding MDISEEVRANHRRELLAFLEDGIYMDEIKAVLNHNRRRLIVDISDLHSYGEIGSRILRNPSDYMQSFNDAATEIANRIDPRYLKQGEQLLVGFEGAFVSRRVTPRDLLSEYIGSMVCVQGIVTKCSLVRPKVVKSVHFCPSTGNFTSREYRDITSNMGLPTGAVYPTRDENGNLLVTEYGLCKYKDHQTLSMQEVPENSAPGQLPRTVDVIVEDDLVDSCKPGDRVAIVGIYKALPGKSKGSVNGVFRTVLIANSVSLLNKEANAPIYSPDDIKNIKKIAERSDTFDLLGNSIAPSIYGHSWIKKAVILLMLGGMEKNLRNGTHLRGDINMMMVGDPSVAKSQLLRAIMNIAPLAISTTGRGSSGVGLTAAVTSDQETGERRLEAGAMVLADRGVVCIDEFDKMNDQDRVAIHEVMEQQTVTIAKAGIHASLNARCSVVAAANPIYGSYDRSLTPTKNIGLPDSLLSRFDLLFIVLDQMDPDIDRQVSEHVLRMHRYRSATGGEAMLDGSSAFGREDETDNDSSVFVKYNRMLHGKKTDRGRKRDTLTIKFLKKYIHYAKNRIEPDLTDEASEQIATAYAELRNASSNAKTGGTLPITARTLETIIRLSTAHAKLKLSRKVSKSDVDAALKVLNFAIYHKELTDMEEREQERERELERNGRANHPAGQDNGSGNGTGNEGSTTEPMDVDPHTESAAADNSSERLKALTDVLNQVRTVQRSDSISVEALENAVNDGASVPYSSTEITFLLEELRKRNIVMVDGGTVFIIS